One Salmo salar chromosome ssa01, Ssal_v3.1, whole genome shotgun sequence DNA window includes the following coding sequences:
- the LOC106598670 gene encoding pecanex-like protein 4, protein MVRMGPDVPLLNEYKQEFFWKRFPQTVLGGPRFKLGYCAPPYVYVNQVVLFLTPWLLGGIGTLLCQLQLLEELHAAMLSGLLMLGAAVGVQALALYAARRNGMVERLGVPNILADEEEVEFTHCVGPETVRFIAPGKRFGLNVVLHTVLAGALCGLGTWYVLLGRLTALYGSVGVALVVFVLSWVTLCTAEYSLIVNTATETATFQAQDTYEITPLTRPLYILTFIAVDLADRFTGPVPELQLTSQVLHVVFLVLPLLWALGMLSPLDALLLWGMEQALVFGLGGSPMSSNLRLLGMFAMSVCVTVCTFFIPSTLGVVLFSMAMGFLLSLDLSQFGTYCGGGSRGACGDSGWRRGASPAPPSRFGWRLGCSELLLYLGLLLGAMTEAGLLHHFLSPSQNFARGSQDAVSYLLITLFIVCWALREIQGAYVFGGVFLNPLYPRGMANVRVFKQRSRGLHVAGAIRRVLLNLVSPFAMVAFLALDGSVQQLHTASLSVGFTRAFRVVWQSSEDALLQMVVVVSVRLAAGDTRLPGWDSLGTGVQLLLVGLLSDRLLQFLSKLKFALAVLVTSWTEKKQRRQSAGTLLVLNASLCPLLLSVVVLSAMLSAPLLPLFTLPIFLVGFPRPQRSWPGPVGTACPCPDSIYYQQMSGSLACALRSAFARGSLGALTPGSHFLGRFQDRMVWIIILERGYGYCTVNIKGLELQETSCHTVEARRVDEVFEGAFERPERLGLNQGINLHWGNALTPCAALPVRVYSDARNVLSGIIDSHDNLRKLQDDFLKALVWLLLRNCVQRLKAFPWGTEEGTGGGGRKSQSSQLGQSTVTQPAEAIMVESNISSLKFRRDSSSLTSFGDWSDEDDLFGPQPARRTVALVSTEAQLGHAVLQTGPSLPGSVEMDSLFENMALSALQPLQPLGLGLGLPAVDKGRNPEVPPTKSSGTLAHENFSCPHSELFSLPLGWRTAPLLPFRLQQLRPLFPEDWFRFTLGRLALAVQDEASEDVAKALKEDGGLRDLHAQVALSCLISLGAESAFTSPSYVYRVYSGDVPWTEGLKWLSENKELYQLALKAFRYSFKLLFDQASLGPMESLDELFSTLEEYERDWYIGLVAEKGWQDSVLQEKPFLFSLGHDLTMGTYTGRVLSLQEQLVQVGHLNGEGVRGQWANLSWELLYATNDDEERYSIQAHPIMLRNLTVQAADPPLGYPIYSSVPLHLPCF, encoded by the exons ATGGTCAGGATGGGGCCAGATGTGCCCCTGCTCAATGAATACAAGCAGGAGTTCTTCTGGAAGCGCTTCCCTCAGACGGTGCTGGGGGGTCCGCGCTTCAAGTTGGGCTACTGTGCCCCGCCTTATGTCTATGTCAACCAGGTGGTCTTATTCTTGACACCATGGCTGTTAGGTGGCATTGGCACACTGCTGTGCCAGCTGCAGCTGCTGGAGGAGCTCCACGCTGCCATGCTCTCTGGTCTGCTCATGCTTGGGGCAGCAGTGGGTGTGCAGGCCCTGGCACTATACGCTGCCCGCAGGAATGGCATGGTGGAGCGGCTGGGAGTGCCCAACATCCTGGCagatgaggaggaggtggagttCACCCACTGTGTAGGCCCAGAGACGGTGAGGTTCATCGCCCCGGGGAAGAGGTTTGGGCTGAATGTGGTGCTTCACACCGTGCTGGCAGGGGCCCTCTGTGGCCTGGGGACATGGTATGTGCTCCTGGGCAGGTTGACTGCACTCTATGGCAGTGTGGGTGTAGCCTTGGTGGTATTTGTCCTGAGCTGGGTGACTCTGTGTACAGCGGAGTACTCCCTTATCGTCAACACGGCCACAGAGACGGCCACATTCCAGGCACAGGACACCTATGAGATCACCCCACTCACCCGACCACTCTACATATTAACTTTCATAGCTGTGGACCTAGCTGATCG ATTTACAGGTCCAGTGCCAGAGCTCCAGCTAACCAGTCAGGTGCTTCATGTGGTGTTCCTGGTCCTACCTCTGCTGTGGGCGCTGGGTATGTTGTCACCACTGGACGCCCTCCTCCTTTGGGGCATGGAACAGGCTCTGGTGTTCGGTTTGGGCGGCTCTCCCATGTCCAGTAACCTTAG ATTGCTGGGGATGTTCGCCATGTCTGTATGTGTTACTGTTTGTACCTTCTTCATCCCGTCCACCTTGGGTGTAGTCCTCTTCTCGATGGCCATGGGGTTTCTGCTTAGTTTGGATCTCAGCCAGTTTGGGACTTATTGTGGAGGAGGGTCCAGGGGAGCGTGTGGTGACAGTGGATGGCGTAGGGGGGCATCACCTGCCCCTCCCAGCAGGTTTGGCTGGCGGCTGGGCTGCAGTGAGCTGCTGCTCTACCTGGGGCTGCTGCTGGGGGCCATGACTGAGGCAGGGCTCTTACATCACTTTCTCAGTCCCTCCCAGAACTTTGCCAGGGGTTCTCAAGATGCTGTCAGCTACCTCCTCATCACCCTTTTCATCGTCTGCTGGGCTCTCCGAGAGATCCAGGGAGCCTATGTTTTTGGAGGAGTGTTCCTCAACCCCCTTTACCCAAGAGGAATGGCCAATGTCCGGGTGTTCAAGCAGCGGAGCAGGGGTCTCCACGTGGCTGGGGCTATCAGGAGGGTGCTGCTCAATCTGG TGTCTCCCTTTGCAATGGTTGCTTTCCTGGCTCTGGATGGCTCTGTTCAGCAGCTCCACACAGCCTCTCTCAGCGTGGGATTCACCCGGGCCTTCAGAGTG GTGTGGCAGAGCTCTGAAGATGCCCTGCtccagatggtggtggtggtgtcagtgCGGCTGGCAGCAGGGGACACCAGACTGCCTGGGTGGGACAGCCTGGGCACAGGGGTCCAGCTCCTTCTA GTGGGCCTGCTGAGTGATAGGCTGCTCCAGTTCCTGTCCAAGCTGAAGTTTGCCCTGGCCGTGCTGGTGACCTCCTGGACAGAGAAGAAACAGCGGCGCCAGTCGGCCGGGACCCTCCTGGTCCTGAATGCCTCCCTGTGTCCTCTGCTGCTCTCTGTGGTGGTCCTGTCAGCCATGCTCTCTGCTCCTTTGCTGCCCCTCTTCACCCTGCCCATCTTTCTGGTGGGCTTCCCCAGGCCTCAGCGCAGTTGGCCTGGGCCCGTGGGCACCGCTTGCCCCTGTCCAGACTCCATCTACTACCAGCAGATGAGTGGGAGCCTGGCCTGTGCTCTGAGGAGCGCCTTTGCCAGGGGATCACTTG GTGCTCTGACTCCTGGCTCCCACTTCCTGGGTCGCTTCCAGGACCGTATGGTTTGGATCATAATCTTAGAGAGAGGATATGGCTACTGTACTGTCAACATCAAG GGTCTGGAGCTGCAGGAGACCTCGTGCCACACGGTGGAGGCTCGGAGGGTGGATGAGGTGTTTGAGGGGGCCTTTGAGCGCCCTGAGCGGCTTGGCCTCAACCAGGGGATAAACCTGCACTGGGGTAACGCCCTCACCCCATGTGCTGCCCTGCCTGTGCGCGTCTACTCCGATGCCCGCAATGTGCTTTCAGGCATCATTGACTCGCATGACAACCTGAGGAAGCTCCAGGATGACTTCCTGAAGGCCCTGGTGTGGCTGCTGCTGAGGAACTGTGTCCAGAGACTAAAGGCATTCCCCTGGGGCActgaggaggggacagggggcgGGGGCAGGAAGTCCCAGTCCTCCCAGCTTGGCCAATCGACTGTCACCCAGCCTGCAGAGGCTATCATGGTGGAGTCCAACATCTCCTCTCTCAAGTTTAGACGGGACAGCTCCAGTTTGACCTCCTTTGGTGACTGGTCAGATGAGGATGACCTGTTTGGGCCTCAGCCGGCCAGGCGGACAGTGGCGTTGGTGAGTACGGAGGCCCAGCTGGGACACGCAGTGCTCCAGACAGGCCCCTCGCTGCCAGGTTCTGTGGAGATGGACAGTCTGTTTGAGAACATGGCCCTCTCGGCCCTTCAGCCCTTGCAGCCTCTGGGTTTGGGTCTGGGTCTGCCAGCTGTGGACAAAGGCAGGAACCCTGAAGTCCCACCCACAAAGTCCTCCGGCACCTTGGCCCATGAAAACTTCAGTTGCCCCCACTCTGAGCTGTTCAGCCTGCCCCTTGGGTGGAGGACAGCCCCCTTGTTACCGTTCCGGTTACAGCAGCTCAGGCCCTTGTTCCCTGAGGATTGGTTTCGGTTCACTTTGGGAAGGTTGGCGCTGGCCGTTCAGGACGAGGCTTCGGAGGATGTGGCCAAAGCCCTGAAGGAGGATGGGGGGCTGAGGGACCTCCATGCCCAGGTGGCCCTGTCATGCCTCATCTCCCTGGGGGCAGAGTCTGCCTTCACCAGCCCCAGCTATGTGTACAGGGTGTACAGTGGGGACGTGCCTTGGACAGAGGGGCTGAAGTGGCTCTCTGAAAACAAAGAACTTTACCAGCTTGCACTTAAGGCTTTCAG GTACAGTTTCAAGCTGCTCTTTGATCAGGCGAGTCTGGGGCCCATGGAGAGTCTTGATGAGCTGTTCAGCACCCTGGAGGAGTATGAGAGGGACTGGTACATCGGCCTGGTGGCTGAGAAAGGCTGGCAGGACAGTGTCCTACAGGAGAAACCTTTCCTTTTCTCACTGGGCCATGACCTCACCATG ggCACTTACACAGGGCGGGTTCTGTCCCTGCAGGAGCAGCTGGTTCAGGTAGGCCATCTGAACGGGGAGGGGGTGCGTGGCCAGTGGGCTAACCTGTCCTGGGAGCTGCTCTACGCCACCAACGACGACGAGGAGCGCTACAGCATCCAGGCCCACCCCATCATGCTGAGAAACCTCACTGTCCAGGCAGCCGACCCCCCTCTGGGGTACCCAATCTACTCCTCTGTCCCCCTGCACCTCCCCTGCTTCTAA